The Candidatus Methylomirabilota bacterium DNA segment CGACATCCAGTTCGCGGGGAACAAGAAGCTCGACGCCGCCGGGCTCACCGAGAAGATCGACCTCAAGCTCGGCGCCGTCTACAACCCCGTCGAGGTCACCCGGGCCGCCGAGAAGATCAAGGAGTACTACGAGGAGGAGGGTTACTTCGAGGTCCAGGTCACCCCTGACGCCACCAAGCTGCCCGACGGGGACGTGGCGGTGACCTTCCGCATCGCCGAGGGGCGGAAGATGACGATCGAGGAGATCGTCATCGAGGGCGCCAAGGGATTGACCCCCACGCAGATCAAGGCGGTCATGGCCACCCAGGAGCGGCAGTACTACATCCTGCGCGGCACGGTGGAGCGGCAGAAGCTCGACGACGACCGCGACCGCATCGTGTCCCTGTACAACGACCACGGCTTCATCCAGGCGCGCGTGGAGTCTGCCGAGACCATCATCGACAAGGAGACCGCCCGGGTCGTCGTGAAAATCGTGGTCGTCGAGGGCCCTCAGTTCAAGGTGGGCGGCGTCGACATCACCGGGAACAACGTGGTGCCCGTCGAGGAGATCCGGCGCCGCATCCCCTTCAAGACCGGTGACGTGTTCTCCCGGGGCAAGGTCCGGGACTCCCTCAACGGCATCCAGGCTCTCTACGGGACCATCGGGCGGGCGTCCGCCGACATCAATCCGCAGACCACCCAGGACATCGCCAACCGGCGGGTGAACATCACGTTCGACATCAACGAAGGCCCGGAGGTCTTCGTCGAGCGGATCAACATCACCGGTAACACGCGCAGCGAGGAGAAGATCCTCCGGCGCGAGGTCCCGATGCACGAAGGCGACTTCTTCACCACCGCCAAGCTCGAGCGCGCCCGGCAACGGCTCACCAACCTCGGCTACTTCGACCAGGTCAAGGCCACCACGGCGCCCGGCGTCACCAAGGACAAGATCGTCGTCAACATCGAGGTCGTCGAGAAGCCCACCGGCCTCTTCTCGGTCGGCGGCGGCTACAGCTCCACCGACAGCTTCATCGCGACCGTCGACCTCTCCCAGCGCAACTTCCTGGGGCGGGGCTGGGAAGCCTTCGTCCGCATCCGGGCGGGCGGCAGCACCCAGCAGGGAACGGTCGGCTTCACCGAGCCCTGGCTCTTCGACCGGCCCCTGTCCGCCGGCTTCGACCTCTTCAACAACCGCCGGGTGTACCAGGATTTCACCGTCAACTCCCTCGGCGGCGACATCCGCTTCGGCCACCCGCTGGGCGACTTCTCTCGCTGGAACCTCATCTACCGCCTCACGCAGGACAACGTCACGGATGTCGCAGACAACGCGAGCACGAGCCTCCAGTCCGAGGAGGGCAAGCGCCTCACCTCCCTCATCGGCGCCTCGGTCAGCCGGGACTCCCGGGACAGCGCCTTCGAGCCCACCCGCGGCACGGTGGCCGGCATCGGCCTCGACTTCGCGGGCCTCGCCTTCGGCGACAGCAAGTTCGTGCGCACCGCCGGCAACCTCGCCGGCTTCTACACCCCCTGGCTGAACCACGTGATCAGCGGCCGGGCCCTGGCCGCCTACGCGGTTGGCTGGTCCAGCGATCCGCTGCCCCTCTTCGAGCGCTACTACCTGGGCGGGCCCAACTCCCTCCGGGGCTGGAAGGCCCGCCAGATCTCCCCGGTGGATCAGTCCGGGACCAAGGTCGGCGGGAACATCCAGGTCCTCGGCACCGTCGAATACACGATTCCGCTCTTTTTCAACATTCGCATGGCTTTCTTTTACGATGTAGGGCAGGTCTACGGGCCGGACACGAGCTTCGGAACCGTGTTCGACCTGACGGAGCTGCGTCACGACGCGGGGCTATCGCTGCGCTGGGCCTCGCCGTTCGGCCCGCTCCGGGTCGACTATGGCATCAAGCTGGACCGGCGCAAGAACGAGAGCTTCGGGGAGTTCCACTTCGCGGTGGGCGCCCCGTTCTAACGAACGAGGAGGAAGGACGATGCGTGTGATGCTCAAGGTAGTGCTTCCCGTGGCCGTGCTCGCGGCGACGGCGGCCTGGGGGGTGGGGGTCCGGTGGATGCCACCGCGCGCGGAGGCCCAGTCGCCGCCCCCGGCCGCCGCGGCGACCCGCGTCGGCTTCATCGACACCCAGCGCGTGATGGCCAAGTCCGCCGCCGGCGTCTCGGCTCGCGAGGCCCTGGAGCGCGACAAGGCGGCGATGCAGAAGCAGGTGGACACGCTGCAGAGCGAGCTGGCCAAGCTCAAGGACGAGCTGGAGAAGAAGGGGCAGCTCCTCTCGCCCGAGGTCCGTAAGGAGAAGCAGGACACCATGGAGCGCAAGGTCCGTGATCTCCGGCGCCTTGCCGACGACTTCGAGAAGGACCTCGCCAAGAAGGACCGTGAGCTCATGGTCAAGTTCGCGCGCGACCTCCAGGGCGTCGTGCAGAAGGTGGGGAAGGAGCGAGGCTACACGCTGATCGTGGACGCCCGCGCCGGCCTCATCTACGGCGCCCCCGAGGCCGATCTCACCGAGGAAGTCATCAAGGAGTTCGACGCGGCGAGCAGGAAGGCGTCGACCGCGCCCACGAAGCCGTAAGTGGCCGCCGGCGGATCGTTCACCCTCGGAGAGCTGGCGGAAACGCTGAACGCCCGCCTCGAAGGGGAGCCGTCCCGACGGGTGCGGGCGGTGGCAACGCTCGAGGCGGCGGGACCCGACGACATCTCCTTCGTGCTCGGCCCGCGATACGTCAAGGCGGCGGC contains these protein-coding regions:
- a CDS encoding OmpH family outer membrane protein, with the protein product MRVMLKVVLPVAVLAATAAWGVGVRWMPPRAEAQSPPPAAAATRVGFIDTQRVMAKSAAGVSAREALERDKAAMQKQVDTLQSELAKLKDELEKKGQLLSPEVRKEKQDTMERKVRDLRRLADDFEKDLAKKDRELMVKFARDLQGVVQKVGKERGYTLIVDARAGLIYGAPEADLTEEVIKEFDAASRKASTAPTKP
- the bamA gene encoding outer membrane protein assembly factor BamA translates to MTLLGRALLSIFFVFLLIPSIAPAQAQQEPGPGGQRAIIVRDVVIQGNRRIQEAVILGRIGTKIGSPFTPTRLAEDIRAVFALGYFDDVQLKVEDFEGGVKVTFVVVERPFVRDIQFAGNKKLDAAGLTEKIDLKLGAVYNPVEVTRAAEKIKEYYEEEGYFEVQVTPDATKLPDGDVAVTFRIAEGRKMTIEEIVIEGAKGLTPTQIKAVMATQERQYYILRGTVERQKLDDDRDRIVSLYNDHGFIQARVESAETIIDKETARVVVKIVVVEGPQFKVGGVDITGNNVVPVEEIRRRIPFKTGDVFSRGKVRDSLNGIQALYGTIGRASADINPQTTQDIANRRVNITFDINEGPEVFVERINITGNTRSEEKILRREVPMHEGDFFTTAKLERARQRLTNLGYFDQVKATTAPGVTKDKIVVNIEVVEKPTGLFSVGGGYSSTDSFIATVDLSQRNFLGRGWEAFVRIRAGGSTQQGTVGFTEPWLFDRPLSAGFDLFNNRRVYQDFTVNSLGGDIRFGHPLGDFSRWNLIYRLTQDNVTDVADNASTSLQSEEGKRLTSLIGASVSRDSRDSAFEPTRGTVAGIGLDFAGLAFGDSKFVRTAGNLAGFYTPWLNHVISGRALAAYAVGWSSDPLPLFERYYLGGPNSLRGWKARQISPVDQSGTKVGGNIQVLGTVEYTIPLFFNIRMAFFYDVGQVYGPDTSFGTVFDLTELRHDAGLSLRWASPFGPLRVDYGIKLDRRKNESFGEFHFAVGAPF